The Fusarium oxysporum f. sp. lycopersici 4287 chromosome 6, whole genome shotgun sequence DNA segment CACCAATGCCTGGGTTTTCACGATGCTGGTGATTCTGTCATTCAAGCCGAAGGTTGTGATCTGAATGGGAAAGCACAGCGCTTACCAACGATGATAATTGGTCAGTTTCTCAATTGCGTTGAATACGCTTTGAGAACTTCGTCTGCTTCTCGGCCAATGCGTACATAGTCTCGCTCCACGGCGTCTGGGCTGAGTGGCAGTTTGATCATCGCTGCCATTCAGCCGTCGCCCGTCGCCAACCTGAGGGTATTTGGGGCAACGTGAGCAATCGAAAGTGGATATCACAGGCTCGGCGTTGGTGGCCAAGGCACGGGCACGTACCGTGCTCACCGACCATCTCAACACTATGAGGCGAACGTTGGCGCTAAAGAAAAGTAATAAGCCATCTGATCCCTGGACATTTAATGATTAGGATGAGAGGTTATACTGTACTAGGTTAGCTACTCGCTGTTCGATTTTAGggccaacatcatcatggaCCTTTTCATCACCTCATTCTTCCTAACAGGCTGGCGATCGTCATCTCTAATCGGAGTATGGATATATCCCCCGGCCCCTGTCAACGCCCACCGCCAAACGCTATTACCTGTGATCCCTGGTCCTTGCTATCACGAACTCTACCGTTACCATGATCAGTGCTCCCACTTATTTACTTTCGGTCCCGTACAGAGCTTACCGTCAAATTTGGCTCCCGAAGCGACGAAAGATTTTTGTGACATTAGCGGACCATTGATCCATTGAACTGCAGCTCTGTATGTACCACTAGGAAATGGTTTTGGCTAAAGAATAGGTTCTACTTATCATGAAGACGTGCACGAAGAATACGGAAATGTCGAGGCTTTATGCTCAATCATGCCGCCAGTCATGCCGCCCGTTGGTGCCATTCTCACCCTCATCATCCCTATCGTTTCTCTTCTCGTCTGAACCATGCAAGCGAGACGCTTACCCGGGATCCCAGTGAACACGTCAAAAAGGGCACCCCGCACGCTTCCATTTTAGGATCCACAACCCCCTGTGCGGCCCTGTCCTTTGCACTAAACACGGAGGGGTTGCCGCTGTGCTGAGTCCACTGGCGGAAGCTTTGTCTCTGGCACTGTGCCCTGCCCCATTATCTACCATGCCGGGAATAATGGCACACTGAACGAGACAAGAAATGAAACGGTTAACTAGCAGAGCTGATGCTTCTGATTAAGTTGTGTTCTACTTCTCTGCTTTAGGTGGCCATCCCGCATGCTCGCCGCAGCACTACTTTCAGGTGGCTTGATGTAAGGTAGGCTCCAATACTCAGTAAGAGCTTGGCAAGCCCAAATTTAgaattctttttttaaacGATGCTCTTTACGCTCTGCGAACAGGTAGAGAGCCCAGCGTCGTGTCTCCAAAGGAATAAGTTACATATGTTCCTGGAGAACAGGACTGACTCCCGTTACTCACATGGCTCCGTTTTGAAGGTGTGCGACCCCCGTTGATCGATCTTGCCAGGGTACATTCTTGAAAATAGATTGCCATGGCCGGCGAAGCCAACTTGGTTCATCGGTTCCCCAGCCCCCCAAACGTCGTATGTAGGCACGATCAGGGCGCGTGGCCTGCAATTGATACATCTAGCGCTTGGAAGatgcagcttcttcaactcaaccGATCTGTCACATATCTCAAACATGCAGATTCTATCACGTGAAGCGATTTTGTAAGACGTTTTGAACCCATACGATCCCTTTTGGCAAGTTCGCATCGCCGATACAACCGCCAAATACGTCAGAAACAAAAGCTCACAATGAAACCAAGCGCCGGCGGCGGGTATACTActtctctttgttcttgagATGTTGGAGGTTGACATGGGAAGTGCTAACAGCAGATCAACATAAATGCAGCATGGAAAGCGGAGACACATCCGGGACTAGGGGCAGCAAGCGCTAATGCAGCCCTTTGGTCTGAGGATGCCTTTCTTCTTGCGGGAACGGATGTGCTCCGCGGCTGACAGGGAATTGCAAGAAGGTCTGCATGGACCACGGCATGGTTATTACGGGACTGTCATCTTGAAAGAAATGATCAGTTCTGAGGCTTCACAAAAGCAATGCATGGTTCATGCCGGATGAAACAAAGAATAGTGACTTAAACCTGAATGTTTCCCGCTTTGTGCTGACCAGACCTTCTATACTACTAGAGTTTTTCTGTGATTTGTCACGGTTCACTCTTCTTCTATTTCTGTTCCTCTCGcatctttctctttgctACAAGCTGAAGATACTTGACGAAACATCTCGCCATCAAGCTCCCGCCTGCTTGGCTGGCCTGTTCTCCTGTCGTTGAAGCCAGCGACTACAGTTTGCTCCTGAACCAAACTTTTGCTCCCATCTCAAACCTTGACGACTCACTCACTTCCTTCGGAGCTCTTAACATCCGAAGTCAGCTTCACTTCAAGTCAGGACTATTTAAACCTATCCGATTGACTTTTAACAACAACTCCCACTGAACATGTCAACTGCATCGATAACCCGTTTGAGTAGACTCGGATCTGCCGCAACAGATTCGACCGGCACACCGCCTAACTCTCCACTCACACCATCGACACCCACCTGGCCTTCTAGAGACTTTATTCTATCGAAACCGGCTGCCAGCCAGGACAATAAACAACCATATGGAGGCGGGCTTGGAGAGGGTCAATGTGATAGCCCTCGTGATGAGGTGTGCACAGGTGGACTAGTCTCAATGTTGCATACTGGACCAGCATCTCAACATCCGTCAAATCATTCTTCGAGGCCCCCCTTAGGAAATGGCCAAGTCTCGCCTTCCTCAGTTCGACACAGACACTTCGGTGGCCGCGATCTGCGCCAAGATGTGAGCAATGTTCCCTATACAAATGGCGAGGAAAGATCACAGCAGGTCCCCCAAAAGACTCTTGGTGTCCATAACATACTCAACCCTATGGAGCCACAACTACCGGCTTCAGGGGGTAATGGTCATCATCCTCCAGCAGCTCGTCCATCTGAATCCGCGACACTAGACCAGACAGTTGGCCCAATCTCAAGATCTTTTCCTGGCGCAAAAGCTTTCCCACCAGCCCAACCTGCGTCAATTTCTCTTCCAGGTACGCCATTGGGGCCGATGACACCTATCGGAGGGCCGTCATCAGGACGCAATTCCCCGACGGCTTTCCCATTTCCTGCCGTAAATAGTGCAAGACCAAAAGCCAGCCCGACACAACATCCCCGAGCCATAAGTGTTAGTCATGCGCCATCTCGAGAATCTGATGGGCGACAGTCTTTACATGGCTTTTCATCTACTAAGCGACCGTTCGAGGATATAACGCCAGAAGACACCAGAACTCAATATCCCCATCTACATCCTTTAACTGGAGCACCCACTGGTCCTCCCTCAACGATGTCGGATCATGGTAGGTTGCATTCACAGCAGCCGATTGCTTCTCTTGGAACACAAGCTCCTCTCTCTACTTTCCCCCCTAGCCATGCGCCGGGTCGCACGCAACCGCCTCTGGTACACTCTCAAACTTCATATTCTCCTAACATGCAGGCTG contains these protein-coding regions:
- a CDS encoding hypothetical protein (At least one base has a quality score < 10), coding for MSTASITRLSRLGSAATDSTGTPPNSPLTPSTPTWPSRDFILSKPAASQDNKQPYGGGLGEGQCDSPRDEVCTGGLVSMLHTGPASQHPSNHSSRPPLGNGQVSPSSVRHRHFGGRDLRQDVSNVPYTNGEERSQQVPQKTLGVHNILNPMEPQLPASGGNGHHPPAARPSESATLDQTVGPISRSFPGAKAFPPAQPASISLPGTPLGPMTPIGGPSSGRNSPTAFPFPAVNSARPKASPTQHPRAISVSHAPSRESDGRQSLHGFSSTKRPFEDITPEDTRTQYPHLHPLTGAPTGPPSTMSDHGRLHSQQPIASLGTQAPLSTFPPSHAPGRTQPPLVHSQTSYSPNMQAGRPFPSPGPLSESASPWSETLRRHGMGGSLFGVEGQQALLALPGSEAPIPVHMDFSQASKKADEKRQRNAVASTRHRRKKKIMQEENSKQLQELRDERHLMEIRIEGLIQQRDFYREDRNRLRDIVAQTPSISGLAAGPPSPTISTSNSYAETGSLASGPSGSMSYGDVPPNERPAKRRRTDDHPEYSLPPYESPASAHPSASRSGPPMPIPGCDAPSCPSSAASSASGERLPPLRAMEGRPPTGPSPGSGAQEQDSRTGKWVPVQPRMAETGWATSDTHRRPW